The genome window ATTGGGTTAGCAATATTTTTTCCAGCAATATCTGGTGCAGAGCCGCCCGCAGGTTCATACAACCAAATCCAGCTTCATTTAAACTCGCAGAAGGTAACATGCCCATGGGAGCCAGTGATCATCGCACATTCATCAGAAATGATATCGCCGAACAAGTTAGAACATAACACTACATCAAATTGAGATGGGGCTTTGATCATTTGCATTGCTGCGTTATCGATATACATATGGCTGACGGCAACATCTGGGTATTCTTGAGCGATTTGGTTGACCACTTCACGCCATAATACTGAGCTTTGCAACACGTTTGCTTTGTCGATTGATGTGACTTTGTTATTACGTTTGCGAGCCGATTCAAAAGCAATACGTGCGATACGTTCGATTTCATAGCGGTGATAAACTTCAGTATCAAATGCATATTCTTCTTGGCCTTCACCTTTACGGCCTTTCGGTTGACCGAAGTAAATCCCACCGGTTAATTCACGGACACAAAGAATATCGAAACCTTGAGCTGCGATGTCTGCACGTAATGGGCAAAATGCTTCTAATGCTTGATATAAGCGAGCAGGCCGTAAATTACTGAATAATTTAAAATGCTTACGTAAAGGTAATAATGCACCACGTTCAGGCTGGCTATCGGGTGGTAAGTGTTCCCATTTAGGCCCACCGACAGAGCCAAATAATACCGCATCAGCTTCCTCACAACCTGTTACTGTAGCCTGCGGTAACGGTTCACCGTGTTTGTCGATTGCCGCGCCGCCAACATCGTATTCAGTGGTGTTAATTGTTATTGCAAAACGTTTACTGATAGCGGCTAAAACCTTGTGAGCTTGCGCCATCACTTCTGGACCGATGCCATCTCCCGGTAATACGGCAATTTTATAGTTAGACATTGTTTAAACTGCTTCCTTTGTGTTTGATTGTGATTCTTGATTTATTTTTTGTTTTTCTTTTTCAACTTGTTCAGAGCGCCAAATGCTATTTAATACATGCACCATGGCTTTCGCTGAAGATTCGACGATATCTGTTTGCTAATCCCATCCCGTGGAACTTACGGTTATGGCATTCAACCACGATATCCACTTGGCCTAACGCATTTTCACCATGGCCCTTAGCAGATAACTGGTACGAGACTAATTTCATAGGGAATTGTGTGATGTTGCTGATGGCTTGGTAGATGGCATCAACGGGGCCATTACCGGTCGCCGCTTCAGACTTCACTTCATCGCCACACTGCATTTTGACTGTTGCTGTTGCAACAATACTAGAGCCTGATTGTGTACTGAAATAGTCCATCACGAAGTGGTCAGTTTCATCTTGTTGTTTCGTAAAGAAAGCTAAGGCTTCTAAGTCATAGTCAAAGACTTGACCTTTTTTATCAGCTAAATTCAAAAATGCAGTATACAATTCATCCAATTTGAAGTCTTTACCTTCGTGATACCCCATTTCCTCCATACGGTGTTTAACAGCGCACGGCCTGAACGTGAGGTTAAATTTAATTGTTGTTCTTTTAAGCCGATAGACTCTGGTGTCATGATTTCGTAGGTTTCACGATTTTTCAACACACCGTCTTGGTGAATACCTGATGAGTGAGCAAATGCGTTACTACCCACAACGGCTTTATTAGCTGGAATTGGTGTATTACATAATTGGCTAACTAATTGGCTGGTACGGTAAATTTCTTTGTGATTAATATTGGTATGCACATTCAACATTTGCTCGCGCAATTTAATGGCCATAATCACTTCTTCTAATGCCGTGTTGCCAGCGCGTTCGCCTAAGCCATTGATGGTACCCTCGACTTGGCGGGCACCGGCTTGTACAGCACTGATTGAGTTAGCAACGGACATCCCTAAATCATCATGGCAATGCACAGAAATAACAGCTTTATCGATATTTGGCACACGGTTATACAAATCAGTGATAATTCCGCCAAACTGGTAAGGAGTTGTGTAACCTACAGTATCTGGGATATTGATTGTTGTTGCACCTGCATTAATAGCCGTTTCTACGATACGACATAAATTATCAGGATCAGTACGGCCCGCATCTTCACAGGAGAATTCAACGTCATCGGTATAGCGTCTTGCGCGCTTAATGGAATTAATTGCCATATCCATTACGCCATCAAAGGATTTATTTAATTTCTTCTCCATATGTAAATTGGAGGTAGCTAAGAAAATATGGATACGAAAGGCTTCGGCAACCTTTAATGACTCAGCTGCAACATCAATGTCATTTTCAATACAACGCGCTAATGCACAAATTCGGCTGTTTTTGATTTCTCTCGCGATGGTTTGTACGGATTCGAAGTCACCCGGTGAAGAGACTGGGAAACCCGCTTCAATGATATCAACCCCTAAACGCTCTAATGCGAAGGCAATTTGTAATTTTTCTTTGACTGACAAACTTGCCTGTAATGCCTGCTCACCGTCGCGTAAGGTGGTATCGAAGATAATGACTTGGTTGCTCATATTGTGTTCCTCATATCGAATTTTGTTTTTTGCTTAGAGTTATGTTCTTCCAAAGCCGCAGGCATAAAAAAACCCGCGGGTTGCGCGGGTTTTTAATGTTTGTGGACAGTTTGTTTCTATTTTTCGTCCATAAGCATACCGCGCAAATTTAATGCGAGTAGTAGTAGGCTTAGTAGGCGAATAGAAAATGTCATTTTAACTGTCTCTCTTGAGTATCTTAATCAAACTGTATTTATTGATACGTTATCTTAAAGTTAATGTCAATCATAGATTTTTAGCATATTTTTACCAATCATGAATTATGGCTTCTGGCTGGTGGTTGTTGCTGTTTTTTTTGTGTATCCCTTCTGTTTTGTCTGGATTTTTGCGTTGTTATAAGGGTAAAATTCTTTTACTATGCTCATTCAAATGTCTTCATGATTAAAGCTATTGATTTTTATGCGGTTTTTATTTTTTGATGTAAGGTGAGACTCAAGGTAGGGAATGAATCATCTTCGCCAATACTTTTTAATTAAGTTAATTATCTAATAAATGAGTATTTAAAAAATAATCTGATAATGAGAATATTTATTGATTCTACATACGATTTATTATGATTTCTTGCAAAAATTGCTTTATTATTTTTACGGTGAGTGATTGCAAGGTTAATAAGTGGTTATCATTCATTATTTTGATGAATATTTACGTTTTATAATGATATTTATACTGCAAGTTTAATTAATAGGTAAAGTAATATAAACGTCGTTTTAATAAATGCAGGGAAAGCGAAATGACTTATTATCTATAAGTTGTTTTAAGAATAATATTTAATGAATTTATATATTCGTCGGTTTTTTAAGATGAATGACTCTTTTCGTTAATGAAAAATGATAAATATATTAGTGGAGTAAAAATGACTGATTTTGATACAATTTCAACAGCTAAAAAAGACAGTAGCGATATTCATTTACGTAATGTTGATCTCAACCTATTAACGGTTTTTGACGTGGTTATGCAGATGCAAAACGTGACAAAAGCAGCGCAAGTTCTAGGGATGTCTCAACCTGCGGTGAGTAACGCGGTTTCACGTTTAAAATCAATGTTTAATGATGAGTTGTTTGTCCGGTATGGGCGTGGCATTCAGCCGACATCTCGTGCTAAGCAATTGTTCGGGCCTATTAGGCAAGCATTACAACTAGTTCATAATGAATTACCTAGTGCAGGTTTCAATCCACAAACTAGTGATCGAGTATTTAATTTATCTATTTGTTCACCGTTAGATATTCGTCTAGCTGCTATTATTGTCGAAAAATTTAAGGTAGTTTCGCCTAATATTAATATAGTCATTCATTCTTTTATGGATAATAAAATTGCTCATCAATTAAAATACCAAGAAATGGATTTTTTCCTTGGCTATAATCAATTAGAAAAAACAGAATTTCAACATCAGGTTTTATTTGATGATGAATTAGTGTTAGTGGTGGCTAGTCATCACCCGCGTATTGGTAATTCAATTTCTGAAATTGAACTAAATAATGAACGTCATGCGATTATGTCAATGGATAACATGGGGTCATTTAGTAAACCTTATTATAATAATACTGAGTTATCGCATACGATTAGCTATCAAGGTACTGACTTAAATAGTGTATTGAGTATTGTTGCTCAAACTGATCTCGTCGCGATTGTACCAAAATGGCTAGTGAGTCATTACTTTGGGAAACTAAAATTACGAACATTATCGTTGCCATGGCTTCGAGATACACTGCCTTGCTATTTAACTTGGCATGAATCAACGGTCAGGGATAAAGGCCATCAATGGATGAAATCTCAATTTACTCAATTAATTGAAGAGCTCTCTGAACAGGCTGTTGCTGCATAGTACTCCTATTTAAAAATTGCTAGAGGTTGTTGGCGAGCTCAGACATTGTGAGTAATAAATAACGCATATTGTTAAGGGGTAATAACAAATGAGATTGCCCCTTAAAGCTAACAACCTCTATATTTCTATAGATGCACTTATAACAAAATAGATACGCCAACAAGATAATTAACTCACTATCGTGAGCGTTATGATGAGTTTTGTAGCAGACATAACATTTGCACAAAATTTACATATAAATGCTTTTCACGCATCTCTTTAGTCGATACACTGCGAATATTCAGCTAACACTTGTAAGCTGAAATAATAAGAATAGTTAAGTGCTTGTGAATGTACCGAGTAACTTATATCGATAATGACCTATAGGGAATACACTTTGATTACTGAAAATCTATATCCATACCACTTGGTTAATCGCTTACGTAGCAGGGTTACTGCGCACGAATCGGCGAACCGGATAGCTTTCAGTCAATGGGATAACGGGCAACAGAGCTCATTAACTTGGGGGGAGATAGGTGAGCGTACATCAGCGATTTCTCGTCGTCTCTTAGCATTAAACGTTATCACACAAGAAAATATTGGGTTATTTGCCCATAACAGCATGAATTGGTCATTGGTTGACTTTGCCGCGTTACAAATTAGGGCTGTCACAGTGCCACTTTATGCAACTAGCAGTGTTGAGCAGGCGGCGTATATTATTAATGATGCCAATATTAAAGTGTTGTTTGTTGGGGAAGATATGCAATATCAAGTTGCATGCCAATTACCGGCTCTTTGCCCCCAATTAACGACGATTATCGTGATGAATGACAATATTGAGTTGGCTGATATTTCAATCGACACCCTGCATTTATCCACATTTATGGCGCAAGCACAAACCGAATACCAAACGGAACTTGATGAGCGCATCGCTGCACATAATCTCGGTGATTTATTTACCATCATTTATACATCAGGCACTACTGGAGAGCCCAAAGGCGTTATGTTGGATTACTACAACATGGCTGCCCAACTGTATCTCCATGACGAACGATTACAACTAACCGCTGACGATGTTTCTTTAAGTTTTTTACCGCTTTCACATGTTTTTGAACGTGCGTGGAGCTTTTACGTTATGCACGTTGGGGCGTTAAACGTTTATTTAACAGACACCAATCAAGTTCGGGAAGCATTAGCGGAGGTAAAACCGACCGTGATGTGTGCGGTTCCCCGTTTTTATGAAAAAGTTTATTCAGCAATACACAGTAAAGTGGCAAAAGCACCTCTCATTCGTAGGGCGCTATTTCGCTGTGCAATATCCCTTGGCAAGCGCCGTGTGAAAGCCTTAACAAAAGGCCACAACCCCTCTTTAGTTAACCGCGCTATTTTTCCGATGGTTGATAAACTGGTTCTCAGTAAAATTCGCGAAGGGTTAGGAGGTCGAATTCGTTTCATGCCAGCCGCTGGCGCCCGTCTTGATGACGATGTGATTGCATTTTTCCTTTCAGCAGGGGTAAATATCAAATATGGCTATGGCATGTCAGAAACCTGTGCCACGGTATCTTGCTGGGAAGAAGGTAAATACCCATTAGGTTCGATAGGTACACCGTTATCTTCTGTTTCAGTGCGTATTGGTAAAGACGATGAAATACAAGTAAAAGGGCCAGTGGTCATGAAAGGCTATTTCAATCGACCAATTGAAACCTTGGATACGTTTACAGCAGATGGCTGGCTAAAAACGGGTGATGCAGGAAAGATTGACGAACAAGGCAATTTATATATTACGGATAGGCTAAAAGATTTAATGAAAACGTCTAACGGAAAATATATTGCACCACAGATGATTGAAGGCGTATTAGGACAAGACAAGTTTATTGAACACATCGCAGTCATTGCAGATGCGCGTAAGTTTGTTTCAGCGCTGATCGTGCCTTGCTATGACAGCTTAGAAGAATATGCCCATTCAATAAACCTGAAATATCGAGATCGTTTAGAACTCTTAAAAGACTCGAATATTGTGGCATTATTTGAAAATCGCTTAAAAGATTTACAAAAGAATATCGAAAATTTCCACCAAGTTAAGCGTTTTACATTGCTACCAACCACATTTTCAATGGAAAAAGGTGAATTAACACCAACTTTAAAATTGCGTCGTAAAATCATTTCTGAGCGCTATCAATTAGAAATTGAATCGATGTACAAAGAATAATTTACCATCTAATTATCTGGCTTACCTGTATTATGGGTAAGTCAGTTCTTGTTTTTGTTTTGTTCTTATTTATTCAGATAATCACTTAATATTAAAACCAGAATACTTCCAACTAATTAAAGTTGCACTGTTTTTTCATTCATAGTAGTCATTATTTCTCCCTTTATTTTTATACGCAGTCAATTTATCTATCAAATACCCATGTTCAAGATGATGTGAAATTTTCGTGATCCTTGCACTTAAATGGTGTTTGCTTCGTTTCAGCCAGAGCGATATGTTAATAGCACGAATTCCACAATTTAAATGATAAAAATAAAGAGGTAGTTCATACCTCTTCACTTGCAAATAATGTCTGGGGGCAAACTCATGGAGATGTTGTCGGGAGCGGAAATGGTCGTCAAGTCGTTGATTGACCAAGGAGTAAAGCACGTGTTTGGTTATCCAGGCGGTGCAGTATTAGATATTTATGATGCACTTCATACGGTTGGTGGGGTAGAACATATTTTAGTGCGCCATGAACAAGCCGCCGTTCATATGGCAGATGGTTATGCACGCTCAACAGGGGATGTTGGGGTTGTTTTAGTGACATCTGGTCCTGGGGCAACAAATGCGATTACCGGTATTGCGACGGCTTATATGGACTCCGTACCAATGGTGGTGTTATCAGGGCAGGTTGCAAGCTCGCTAATTGGTAACGATGCGTTTCAAGAGTGCGATATGGTTGGAATCTCAAGGCCAATAGTTAAGCACAGTTTTTTAATTAAAAGCGCAGAAGAAATTCCTGAAACCATCAAGAAAGCGTTTTATATTGCAGCAAGTGGCCGTCCAGGGCCTGTGGTGATTGATTTTCCTAAGGACACCGTTAACCCGGCTTTGAAGTTTGCTTACCGTTATCCAGAGAACGTTTCTCTGCGGTCTTATAACCCTACATTACAAGGACACAAAGGCCAAATCAAAAAAGCATTAACTAAATTGGTTTCGGCCAAAAAACCAGTTTTCTATATTGGCGGAGGGGCGATTAACGCGAATTGCTCTGCTGAACTTATAGAGTTGGCAGAAAAACTGCAATTACCAGTGGTATCAACCTTAATGGGATTAGGGGCTTTCCCAGAAACGCACAAGCAATCCGTGGGAATGCTTGGGATGCATGGAACCTATGAAGCCAACAAGGTGATGCATAACTCGGATGTAATTTTTGCCGTAGGGGTTCGTTTTGATGATAGGACAACGAACAATTTAGAAAAATATTGCCCAAATGCGACCGTCATTCAAATTGATGTTGACCCAACGTCTATCTCAAAAACGGTCAATGCCGATATCCCAATTGTTGGTGATGCAAAACTCACATTAAAACAAATGTTAGGTCAGTTAGACCAGGCTTCAGCCAAACAAGACAACCAAGCACTCACTGCGTGGTGGAAAGAAATTGAGCAATGGCGCAATAAGCAATGTTTACGTTACGAAATAAGCCAAACAAAAGTTAAACCACAGCAAGCCATTGAAATGATTTATCGTTTAACGAAAGGTGAAGCGTATGTAACGTCTGACGTTGGGCAGCACCAAATGTTCGCCGCATTGTATTATCCCTTTGATAAACCTCGCCATTGGATAAACTCAGGAGGACTCGGTACGATGGGCTTTGGCTTACCTGCTGCTTTAGGAGTGAAATTAGCGCATCCAAAATCGACCGTTGTCTGTGTGACAGGGGATGGTAGCATCCAGATGAACATTCAAGAGCTTTCAACCGCTCTGCAATATGGCTTACCGGTTTTAGTGCTCAACTTAAATAATGGTTTCTTAGGCATGGTAAAACAGTGGCAGGATATGATTTATCAAGGCCGTCACTCACAATCTTACATGCAATCATTGCCTGATTTCATCAAGTTAGCACAAGCGTATGGCCACGTTGGTATTTCGATAGCAACACCTGATGAGCTAGAAGAAAAACTAAAACAAGCCCTTGTTGAAGTGAATGAAAATCAGCGATTAGTTTTCGTTGACGTCAATATTGATGAAACTGAGCACGTTTATCCAATGCAGATCCGTGGTGGTGCAATGGATGAAATGTGGTTGAGCAAAACAGAGAGGACCTGATCATGCGTCGTATTTTATCCGTTTTATTAGAAAATGAATCAGGTGCTTTGTCCCGTGTCATAGGTCTGTTCTCTCAGCGTGGTTATAATATTGAAAGTTTGACCGTTGCACCAACAGATGACCCAACCTTGTCACGTATGACTATCCAAACTAAAGGGGATGCAAAGGTTCTGGAGCAAATTGAGAAACAATTGCATAAACTGGTTGATGTGTTGCGCGTCAGCGAGCTGACGGCGTCAGCACATATTGAGCGTGAAATCATGTTAGTGAAGCTACAAGCCTCTGGATATGGGCGTGATGAAGTGAAGCGCTGTGCAGATATTTTCCGTGGACAAATTGTTGATGTCACCCCAACGCTTTATACCGTTCAGCTAGCGGGAACAAGCGAAAAACTGGACGCTTTCATCGAATCAGTGCGTGGTGTTGCTGAAATTGTTGAAGTTGTACGCTCAGGGATCGTCGGTGTTTCGCGCGGTGATAAAATTATGCGATGAAAAATTTATCTTCCGAAGGTAGAATAATCGCGTTTAAGGCCCCGAATGACTCGGGGCTATTCCCAAAATTGTAAAGAGGTTAACGTGAAACTGGATGAGATAGCCCGTCTAGCGGGTGTTTCCCGCACAACGGCTAGTTATGTGATCAACGGCAAGGCCAAGCAGTATCGAGTCAGCGATAAAACTGTAGAAAAAGTGATGGCAGTCGTCAGAGAGCACAATTACCATCCAAATGCAGTTGCTGCGGGGCTACGAGCAGGGCGTACCCGTTCTATAGGGTTAGTGATCCCTGACTTGGAAAATACGAGCTATACCCGTATAGCAAATTACCTTGAAAGGCAGGCGCGTCAGCGTGGTTATCAATTGTTGATAGCATGCTCAGAAGACCAACCCGACAATGAAATTCGTTGTGTTGAACACCTTTTACAACGACAAGTTGATGCCATAATTGTTTCTACAGCATTACCGCCAGAACATCCGTTCTATCAGCGTTGGGCGAATCGTTCTTTACCGATTATCGCACTGGATAGAGCCCTTGAAAAAGAACACTTTATTAGTGTTGTTGGTGATGACCAAGAAGATGCTTTCATGATTTCAGCGGAATTACGCAAATTTAAAGCTGAATCGGTATTGTATTTGGGTGCGTTACCTGAGTTATCAGTCAGTTATCTACGCGAGCAAGGTTTCCGTAAAGCATGGCATGAAGACCCACGCAAGATTGATTACCTGTATGCAAATAGCTATGAACGCGATTCAGCTGCAGAGGTTTTTGCTCATTGGCTT of Providencia rettgeri contains these proteins:
- the leuA_1 gene encoding 2-isopropylmalate synthase, which gives rise to MGYHEGKDFKLDELYTAFLNLADKKGQVFDYDLEALAFFTKQQDETDHFVMDYFSTQSGSSIVATATVKMQCGDEVKSEAATGNGPVDAIYQAISNITQFPMKLVSYQLSAKGHGENALGQVDIVVECHNRKFHGMGLANRYRRIFSESHGACIK
- the ilvH gene encoding Acetolactate synthase isozyme 3 small subunit, producing MRRILSVLLENESGALSRVIGLFSQRGYNIESLTVAPTDDPTLSRMTIQTKGDAKVLEQIEKQLHKLVDVLRVSELTASAHIEREIMLVKLQASGYGRDEVKRCADIFRGQIVDVTPTLYTVQLAGTSEKLDAFIESVRGVAEIVEVVRSGIVGVSRGDKIMR
- the leuB_2 gene encoding 3-isopropylmalate dehydrogenase — encoded protein: MSNYKIAVLPGDGIGPEVMAQAHKVLAAISKRFAITINTTEYDVGGAAIDKHGEPLPQATVTGCEEADAVLFGSVGGPKWEHLPPDSQPERGALLPLRKHFKLFSNLRPARLYQALEAFCPLRADIAAQGFDILCVRELTGGIYFGQPKGRKGEGQEEYAFDTEVYHRYEIERIARIAFESARKRNNKVTSIDKANVLQSSVLWREVVNQIAQEYPDVAVSHMYIDNAAMQMIKAPSQFDVVLCSNLFGDIISDECAMITGSHGHVTFCEFK
- the fruR gene encoding Catabolite repressor/activator, with product MTRGYSQNCKEVNVKLDEIARLAGVSRTTASYVINGKAKQYRVSDKTVEKVMAVVREHNYHPNAVAAGLRAGRTRSIGLVIPDLENTSYTRIANYLERQARQRGYQLLIACSEDQPDNEIRCVEHLLQRQVDAIIVSTALPPEHPFYQRWANRSLPIIALDRALEKEHFISVVGDDQEDAFMISAELRKFKAESVLYLGALPELSVSYLREQGFRKAWHEDPRKIDYLYANSYERDSAAEVFAHWLDSGNKMPDALFTTSFSLLQGVLDVALKRSGRLPEHMVIATFGDNELLDFLECPVLSLAQRHRDIAERILELVLASLDEKQKPEPGITRIRRDLCRRGSLGRKQ
- the ilvI gene encoding Acetolactate synthase isozyme 3 large subunit, producing MEMLSGAEMVVKSLIDQGVKHVFGYPGGAVLDIYDALHTVGGVEHILVRHEQAAVHMADGYARSTGDVGVVLVTSGPGATNAITGIATAYMDSVPMVVLSGQVASSLIGNDAFQECDMVGISRPIVKHSFLIKSAEEIPETIKKAFYIAASGRPGPVVIDFPKDTVNPALKFAYRYPENVSLRSYNPTLQGHKGQIKKALTKLVSAKKPVFYIGGGAINANCSAELIELAEKLQLPVVSTLMGLGAFPETHKQSVGMLGMHGTYEANKVMHNSDVIFAVGVRFDDRTTNNLEKYCPNATVIQIDVDPTSISKTVNADIPIVGDAKLTLKQMLGQLDQASAKQDNQALTAWWKEIEQWRNKQCLRYEISQTKVKPQQAIEMIYRLTKGEAYVTSDVGQHQMFAALYYPFDKPRHWINSGGLGTMGFGLPAALGVKLAHPKSTVVCVTGDGSIQMNIQELSTALQYGLPVLVLNLNNGFLGMVKQWQDMIYQGRHSQSYMQSLPDFIKLAQAYGHVGISIATPDELEEKLKQALVEVNENQRLVFVDVNIDETEHVYPMQIRGGAMDEMWLSKTERT
- the leuO gene encoding HTH-type transcriptional regulator LeuO, whose product is MTDFDTISTAKKDSSDIHLRNVDLNLLTVFDVVMQMQNVTKAAQVLGMSQPAVSNAVSRLKSMFNDELFVRYGRGIQPTSRAKQLFGPIRQALQLVHNELPSAGFNPQTSDRVFNLSICSPLDIRLAAIIVEKFKVVSPNINIVIHSFMDNKIAHQLKYQEMDFFLGYNQLEKTEFQHQVLFDDELVLVVASHHPRIGNSISEIELNNERHAIMSMDNMGSFSKPYYNNTELSHTISYQGTDLNSVLSIVAQTDLVAIVPKWLVSHYFGKLKLRTLSLPWLRDTLPCYLTWHESTVRDKGHQWMKSQFTQLIEELSEQAVAA
- a CDS encoding Long-chain-fatty-acid--CoA ligase FadD15 — translated: MTYREYTLITENLYPYHLVNRLRSRVTAHESANRIAFSQWDNGQQSSLTWGEIGERTSAISRRLLALNVITQENIGLFAHNSMNWSLVDFAALQIRAVTVPLYATSSVEQAAYIINDANIKVLFVGEDMQYQVACQLPALCPQLTTIIVMNDNIELADISIDTLHLSTFMAQAQTEYQTELDERIAAHNLGDLFTIIYTSGTTGEPKGVMLDYYNMAAQLYLHDERLQLTADDVSLSFLPLSHVFERAWSFYVMHVGALNVYLTDTNQVREALAEVKPTVMCAVPRFYEKVYSAIHSKVAKAPLIRRALFRCAISLGKRRVKALTKGHNPSLVNRAIFPMVDKLVLSKIREGLGGRIRFMPAAGARLDDDVIAFFLSAGVNIKYGYGMSETCATVSCWEEGKYPLGSIGTPLSSVSVRIGKDDEIQVKGPVVMKGYFNRPIETLDTFTADGWLKTGDAGKIDEQGNLYITDRLKDLMKTSNGKYIAPQMIEGVLGQDKFIEHIAVIADARKFVSALIVPCYDSLEEYAHSINLKYRDRLELLKDSNIVALFENRLKDLQKNIENFHQVKRFTLLPTTFSMEKGELTPTLKLRRKIISERYQLEIESMYKE
- the leuA_2 gene encoding 2-isopropylmalate synthase, yielding MSNQVIIFDTTLRDGEQALQASLSVKEKLQIAFALERLGVDIIEAGFPVSSPGDFESVQTIAREIKNSRICALARCIENDIDVAAESLKVAEAFRIHIFLATSNLHMEKKLNKSFDGVMDMAINSIKRARRYTDDVEFSCEDAGRTDPDNLCRIVETAINAGATTINIPDTVGYTTPYQFGGIITDLYNRVPNIDKAVISVHCHDDLGMSVANSISAVQAGARQVEGTINGLGERAGNTALEEVIMAIKLREQMLNVHTNINHKEIYRTSQLVSQLCNTPIPANKAVVGSNAFAHSSGIHQDGVLKNRETYEIMTPESIGLKEQQLNLTSRSGRALLNTVWRKWGITKVKTSNWMNCILHF